In Entomomonas moraniae, one DNA window encodes the following:
- a CDS encoding hemagglutinin repeat-containing protein, translated as MKTIPLSKSVFKATALSLAIILTFNPLLVAAADLTVAPNSGNTSIGQAGNGVPVININTPNANGLSQNKFTDYNVGKQGLILNNNNTKYTNTQLGGTIEFNPNLKGHNAANTILNEVTSGNASRLQGYTEVAGQKAHVIVANPNGVTCNGCGFINTPRVTLTTGKPVIEHGQLNRYDISQGKVTIEGEGLNAGNVSQFDILSRSAQVNAEIHAQELNIIAGQNEVSNTDLKVTAKTTTDQTNRPQLAIDSSALGGMYAGAIRLVGTEKGVGVNLAGDMASNSGNIQLDANGKLTVGGSLASNKNIVAKAEQIDINNTAYAANDINLSSQQINVNKSLTSGNDLTVNAEMLTNKGSIEAGATKTGSGNNSNAKLTLNTKQLNNQGKTITSRGSLDINAVTLANQQGKIISKSHANITAKQINNQQASLAAEGKLTLQAETINNQQGNMVGQQGATLTAQSIDNSQQGLIYSEQDDINLTATQVKNQQGNIAGQNLTANIQTLDNQQGLIEANQAINYQGETLQNNTGTIHALGKQASQLQLTGLFNNTKGELGVNSNTFVLIADQLNNTDGKITHTGNQGFTIDYNLLGLAGGTVTTQSAVHINQDDWYNNTDIQAADFTLNVKNLTQDKGGKLYLQGPLTVVAGGDWHNNGLIQTNGAIDLNLQGDYWGAGQLLSQSNINLNADNILLDDTASRIQGNGTLNLTTNDQLYNEGNILSNSTLQLKASDLVNLGTLGASQDLAISGQKIHNQDGLIFTSGQLTIKADDFYNQRGDLYAHGDINLGGHNQQAMKTLTNHSGTIESLAKININADTLENAREVFNIVTHKVSANVQDTGCSHDCGGDKKDHNFILTEVDRTEVTDASAEAKIVAADDLTIQSKKIDNKFSILASGNNIQIDTDTFNNIGAQTGDLTTQRFLMTWRMNSLSGVFNLANIINTYDDQNSTNYDPSRNIEQDVNQFTSPSIMVIDNITKGPTLSNAQVHNGVVQAAGTVTINAKDGDIANNSIKPSYIYTSGGDRVQDTNTLGNDIATYVPVNSQLKPDTTHSATDPLQLPGFSLPNNINGLFHVNTNPDHKYLVETNPAFGVKSFINSDYLLSKLGYNPDETQRRLGDGMYEQRLIQQAITARTGQYFVNGMTDGDQLYQYLMDNAIASKEALKLTVGVGLTAEQVAALTHDIVWLEEREVQGQKVLVPIVYMAQTEGRLAPTGSLIQGYDLSLIVGNNLTNTGTLQADQSIQARAKNVINGGLFETNQLAINATDNIINTHGGIIKGQQVDLTAEKGTILNQRTVTTHQAQTANSQRKQDFVSEASSIESDGTLNMTAGYNIENKGSAIIAKDATLTAGNSIQVGTTTTDNQQNYQGKYNYDRQQINQYESAVVIENTLTAKANNDINVTGSYIGTGGDTSLTAGNNITVGSVTNENRSHSYGKKGQALSDTVTQQGAVINSGGKLNVAAGKDITLEASTVTADKEAYFYAGNDINLLAKDDTQHTLIEKTKTSSNGLSSKTKKTYDETYQTTAQGSLISADSVTMQAKHDVNIKGSDIVSTQDTNLYAGNNVTIDYAEEQYKSKHKEQEKKTGVMGMGGGGIGFTIGSSKVKQTVEENYNTARGSTIGSSEGSVNIAAGKDLTAKGASIVAGKDITLQGQNVTIEEAREDSHYRQTYDSQQTGLTISLGGTVGSAINTASQTAYQAKHETNDRLSALTGIKSALTGYQAYQATQVAQQGSSPNDQAIGINVSLGQQKAHSEQSQTQNMSKGSSLQASNNITVIATGDKANPKTGDITIKGSDLQAGNNITLQANNDLNLLASENTQTIRGKNSSSGGSIGVGVGIGSNSVGFTVNASVNQGRGKEKGDAQTWTETNITAGNKVTLSTGQDANLIGAQVSGKQVEANIGNNLNLQTLQDRDDYTSKQQDITMGGSYAVFGVGGSGSFSVSQQKMDSTYKSTQEQTGIYAGEGGYQITVGKNTDLNGSVIASTADASKNKLDTGTLTWNDLENKADYKVSSNTVGMGSGGSVGDMFLGNMANTLLVGANNSDKKESTTHAAVSEGEITIRDQANQTQDVASLNRDTEHANNGFSPIFDKEKEQNRLNEMKAIGELGSQISDVIRTEGSIYAYNEAKKAHPEINTDTPEGIQLLKDSQEYKEAMKDYGTGGSYQKAAQAITAALQGLAGNNLEQALTGASSPYVAGIIKDMTPEDSAERIMAHAVWGAIVANAKNNSATAGAIGAATAEGLAPYIVDYLYPGREVKDLTEEEKQKVVALATIGAGLAGSFGTDGNFASGVAAAETGKNAVENNAISDVVEAMHEGKTPMQVAEERTQQLIDEFIQKNCQGLSEAACNAKREEAGIATLLEFGTFVPGVGFVIDVARADTVPDYLWALAGIVPVEKYIEKGGKVVYKVSDAVWDAHLNKKVDNIGNNISDLPAGYSSGKSAGAMFNETGGLPEGYRRILNDKTGNTAVLGPDGKLYSELGNGSLGPQWVSDISKPVDRHYFNKIDQSSHAKELNTIILPGVDVNKDINAIRNGEGIFKGNTVTVNNRTYEAHANGTIYPISGNGFITLTRGEYKALGVYNKMGDTTQTNLILNNMKDITIKDMQKAYEIWSSWK; from the coding sequence ATGAAGACAATCCCTCTATCAAAATCCGTCTTTAAAGCCACTGCGCTGAGTTTGGCGATTATTTTGACGTTTAATCCTCTATTAGTAGCGGCTGCTGATTTAACAGTAGCACCTAACAGTGGTAATACGAGCATTGGACAAGCAGGTAATGGAGTGCCTGTAATTAACATCAATACACCCAATGCCAATGGATTGTCGCAAAATAAATTCACAGATTATAACGTCGGTAAACAGGGGCTTATTCTCAATAACAACAACACCAAATACACCAATACACAATTGGGTGGCACTATTGAATTTAACCCCAATTTGAAAGGCCACAATGCGGCGAATACCATCTTAAATGAAGTGACCAGTGGTAATGCCAGCCGTTTACAAGGCTATACCGAAGTGGCAGGTCAAAAGGCACATGTCATTGTTGCCAACCCCAATGGTGTCACCTGTAATGGCTGTGGCTTTATTAATACCCCACGTGTCACCTTGACCACCGGTAAGCCTGTTATAGAACATGGACAGCTCAATCGCTATGATATCTCACAAGGGAAAGTGACTATTGAGGGCGAAGGCCTTAATGCGGGTAATGTCAGTCAATTTGATATCTTGTCACGCAGTGCGCAAGTGAATGCCGAAATCCATGCCCAAGAACTTAATATTATTGCCGGTCAAAATGAAGTCAGCAATACTGATTTAAAAGTAACAGCTAAAACAACCACCGATCAAACCAATAGGCCACAACTGGCGATTGATAGCTCAGCCTTAGGTGGTATGTATGCTGGAGCCATTCGTCTAGTAGGTACTGAAAAAGGCGTAGGTGTAAACCTAGCCGGGGATATGGCCAGTAATAGTGGCAATATCCAATTAGATGCCAATGGCAAGCTCACTGTAGGGGGGAGCCTTGCTTCCAATAAAAATATTGTGGCTAAAGCCGAACAAATAGACATTAATAATACCGCCTATGCGGCCAATGATATTAACCTATCTAGCCAACAAATCAACGTTAATAAAAGCCTAACCAGTGGTAACGACCTAACGGTTAATGCCGAGATGCTGACCAATAAGGGGAGCATTGAAGCGGGTGCTACCAAAACAGGCAGCGGTAATAACAGCAATGCCAAATTAACCCTCAATACAAAACAACTCAATAACCAAGGTAAAACCATTACCTCGCGCGGTAGTTTAGACATTAATGCCGTTACCCTTGCCAATCAACAAGGCAAAATCATCAGCAAAAGTCATGCGAACATCACCGCCAAACAAATTAATAACCAACAAGCCTCGTTAGCGGCTGAAGGCAAACTGACCCTTCAAGCAGAAACCATCAATAATCAACAAGGTAATATGGTGGGTCAACAAGGCGCAACCCTTACGGCACAATCTATAGATAATAGTCAGCAAGGGCTGATTTACAGCGAACAAGATGATATTAATTTAACCGCCACGCAAGTGAAGAACCAACAAGGCAATATTGCAGGACAAAACCTTACTGCTAATATTCAAACGCTGGATAACCAACAAGGCCTTATCGAAGCCAACCAAGCGATTAACTACCAAGGTGAAACCCTCCAAAATAACACAGGAACCATCCACGCACTGGGTAAACAAGCCAGTCAACTACAACTCACAGGGCTATTTAACAATACAAAAGGTGAGTTAGGGGTTAATAGCAATACATTTGTACTGATAGCCGATCAACTTAATAATACCGATGGCAAAATCACCCATACGGGTAATCAAGGCTTTACGATTGATTACAACCTGTTAGGATTAGCGGGGGGAACGGTTACAACCCAAAGTGCCGTTCATATAAATCAAGACGACTGGTACAACAACACCGATATCCAAGCCGCTGACTTTACCCTCAATGTCAAGAACCTAACTCAAGATAAGGGGGGTAAGCTTTACCTGCAAGGGCCTCTCACCGTAGTAGCGGGTGGCGATTGGCACAACAATGGCTTAATACAAACTAACGGTGCTATCGATCTAAATCTACAAGGGGACTACTGGGGAGCAGGCCAGTTACTCAGTCAAAGTAACATTAATCTCAACGCCGACAACATCCTTTTAGATGATACGGCTTCCCGTATACAAGGTAATGGTACCTTAAACCTAACAACTAATGATCAGTTATATAACGAAGGTAATATTCTTAGTAATAGTACTTTACAACTAAAAGCTTCTGATCTAGTTAACTTAGGCACATTGGGTGCCAGTCAAGATCTAGCCATCAGTGGTCAAAAGATACATAACCAAGATGGTTTGATATTTACCAGTGGGCAACTTACTATCAAAGCGGATGATTTTTACAACCAACGTGGTGATCTTTATGCCCATGGTGATATTAACCTCGGTGGTCATAATCAGCAGGCCATGAAAACCCTCACCAACCATTCAGGTACCATTGAAAGTTTGGCCAAAATCAACATCAATGCCGACACTCTAGAAAATGCCCGCGAAGTATTCAATATCGTTACCCACAAAGTGTCAGCTAATGTACAAGATACCGGCTGTAGCCATGACTGTGGGGGTGATAAAAAAGACCATAATTTTATCCTCACCGAAGTTGACCGTACCGAAGTCACCGATGCCAGTGCAGAAGCAAAAATAGTGGCAGCCGATGATCTCACCATTCAAAGTAAAAAGATAGACAATAAATTCAGTATCTTAGCTTCTGGCAACAACATCCAGATAGATACGGACACCTTCAACAACATCGGCGCACAAACGGGAGATTTGACCACTCAACGCTTTTTAATGACATGGCGGATGAACTCCCTTTCAGGCGTATTTAATTTAGCCAATATCATCAATACCTATGATGACCAAAACAGTACCAACTATGATCCTAGTCGTAATATAGAACAAGATGTTAACCAATTTACCTCACCTAGCATCATGGTTATAGACAACATTACCAAAGGCCCTACGCTGAGCAACGCACAAGTGCACAACGGTGTGGTACAAGCAGCAGGTACTGTTACCATTAATGCCAAAGACGGTGATATTGCCAATAACAGCATCAAACCGTCTTACATCTACACCAGTGGTGGTGACCGCGTTCAAGATACCAATACCCTAGGCAACGACATCGCCACCTACGTGCCTGTTAACTCACAACTAAAACCTGATACCACTCATAGCGCAACAGATCCACTGCAACTCCCTGGTTTTAGCTTACCTAACAATATTAATGGTTTATTCCATGTTAATACCAACCCCGACCACAAATACCTAGTAGAAACCAATCCAGCCTTTGGGGTGAAGTCGTTTATCAACTCCGACTACCTACTCAGTAAATTAGGGTATAACCCTGACGAAACGCAACGCCGTTTAGGCGATGGCATGTATGAACAGCGCCTTATTCAACAAGCCATTACGGCTCGTACCGGTCAATACTTTGTAAATGGCATGACCGATGGCGACCAACTCTATCAATACCTGATGGATAACGCGATTGCTAGCAAAGAAGCATTAAAACTCACGGTAGGTGTTGGCTTAACAGCGGAGCAAGTGGCCGCACTTACACATGATATTGTTTGGTTAGAGGAGCGTGAGGTTCAAGGTCAAAAAGTATTAGTGCCTATTGTTTACATGGCACAAACTGAAGGAAGACTTGCACCCACTGGTAGCTTAATCCAAGGTTATGATCTAAGCCTGATCGTCGGTAATAACCTCACCAATACAGGCACGTTACAAGCGGATCAAAGTATCCAGGCACGTGCTAAAAATGTCATTAATGGTGGGTTATTTGAAACCAACCAATTGGCCATTAACGCCACTGACAACATTATCAACACCCATGGTGGTATTATCAAAGGGCAGCAAGTTGATTTAACCGCTGAAAAAGGCACGATTCTCAATCAGCGAACAGTAACAACACACCAAGCACAAACAGCCAATAGCCAACGTAAACAAGACTTTGTATCAGAGGCCTCGAGTATTGAGTCCGATGGCACATTAAACATGACGGCAGGCTACAACATTGAAAACAAAGGCAGTGCTATCATTGCTAAAGATGCTACCTTAACAGCGGGTAACAGTATTCAGGTTGGTACAACCACAACAGATAACCAACAAAATTACCAAGGTAAATACAACTACGACCGCCAACAAATCAACCAATATGAAAGTGCAGTGGTCATTGAAAACACACTCACCGCCAAAGCCAATAATGATATCAACGTCACAGGTAGCTATATCGGTACGGGTGGCGATACCAGCTTAACGGCTGGTAATAATATTACCGTTGGTTCAGTGACTAACGAAAATCGTAGCCATAGCTACGGCAAAAAAGGACAAGCCTTGAGTGACACTGTTACTCAACAAGGCGCGGTTATAAACTCGGGCGGTAAGCTCAATGTTGCCGCGGGGAAAGACATTACCCTAGAGGCCAGTACGGTTACCGCCGATAAAGAAGCTTATTTCTATGCAGGTAATGACATTAACCTATTGGCAAAAGATGACACACAACATACCCTCATCGAAAAAACCAAAACCAGCAGTAATGGATTATCCAGTAAAACCAAAAAGACCTATGATGAAACCTATCAAACTACGGCACAGGGCAGTCTGATTAGTGCTGACAGCGTTACTATGCAAGCAAAACACGATGTTAATATCAAAGGCAGTGACATCGTCTCAACCCAAGACACCAACCTCTATGCTGGTAACAACGTCACCATTGACTATGCCGAAGAGCAATACAAAAGCAAACACAAAGAACAAGAAAAGAAAACCGGCGTTATGGGCATGGGTGGCGGCGGTATAGGCTTTACCATCGGTTCAAGTAAAGTTAAACAAACCGTTGAAGAAAACTATAATACCGCCAGAGGTAGTACCATAGGCAGTAGTGAAGGCAGCGTCAACATTGCGGCGGGTAAAGACCTTACCGCAAAAGGCGCCTCCATTGTGGCGGGTAAAGACATCACTTTACAAGGCCAAAATGTCACCATTGAAGAAGCCAGAGAAGACAGCCACTACCGTCAAACCTACGATAGTCAGCAAACAGGATTAACCATCTCTCTAGGTGGAACGGTTGGTAGCGCTATTAACACTGCCTCACAAACAGCCTACCAAGCCAAACACGAAACCAATGACCGTTTATCAGCATTAACAGGCATAAAATCAGCATTAACAGGTTATCAAGCTTACCAAGCTACACAAGTTGCTCAGCAGGGTTCAAGTCCAAATGACCAGGCTATTGGCATTAACGTCAGCTTAGGCCAACAGAAGGCTCACTCAGAGCAGAGCCAAACCCAAAACATGAGCAAAGGCTCCTCTTTGCAAGCTAGCAATAATATCACAGTGATTGCGACAGGCGATAAAGCTAATCCTAAAACAGGTGATATCACTATCAAGGGAAGTGACCTGCAAGCGGGTAATAATATTACTTTACAAGCCAATAATGACTTAAATTTATTAGCCAGTGAAAACACCCAAACCATCCGAGGTAAAAACAGTAGCAGTGGAGGCTCAATAGGTGTTGGAGTGGGTATTGGTAGCAATAGCGTTGGTTTTACAGTGAATGCCAGCGTTAATCAAGGTAGAGGCAAAGAAAAAGGCGATGCCCAAACCTGGACAGAAACCAACATTACAGCAGGTAATAAAGTAACCCTTTCCACGGGACAAGATGCGAATCTAATCGGTGCGCAAGTCAGTGGTAAGCAAGTTGAAGCGAATATAGGTAATAACCTTAATTTACAAACACTACAAGATAGAGACGATTACACCTCAAAACAGCAAGATATTACCATGGGAGGAAGCTATGCTGTCTTTGGTGTCGGCGGTTCAGGAAGCTTTAGCGTTAGCCAGCAAAAAATGGACTCTACCTACAAAAGTACCCAAGAACAAACTGGTATTTATGCGGGTGAAGGTGGCTACCAAATTACGGTGGGTAAAAACACCGACCTCAATGGCAGCGTTATCGCCAGTACGGCTGATGCTAGCAAAAACAAACTTGATACGGGTACTTTAACGTGGAATGATCTAGAAAATAAAGCCGACTACAAAGTTAGTAGCAATACTGTAGGTATGGGTAGCGGAGGAAGCGTAGGAGACATGTTCTTAGGTAACATGGCGAATACCCTTTTAGTAGGTGCTAATAATAGTGATAAAAAAGAAAGTACCACCCATGCGGCAGTATCCGAAGGTGAAATTACCATTCGAGATCAAGCCAATCAAACACAAGATGTGGCTTCATTAAATCGCGATACAGAACATGCCAACAACGGTTTTAGTCCAATTTTTGACAAAGAAAAAGAACAAAACCGCCTCAACGAAATGAAAGCCATTGGCGAATTAGGTAGCCAAATCTCTGACGTGATTAGAACAGAGGGTTCTATCTACGCTTACAATGAAGCTAAAAAAGCGCATCCTGAAATAAATACCGATACACCTGAAGGTATTCAGTTATTAAAAGATAGTCAAGAATACAAAGAGGCCATGAAAGACTATGGCACGGGGGGAAGCTACCAAAAAGCAGCGCAAGCCATTACTGCCGCATTACAAGGATTGGCGGGTAACAATTTAGAGCAAGCCCTAACAGGCGCCAGTTCACCTTATGTGGCGGGCATTATTAAGGATATGACGCCAGAAGACAGTGCCGAAAGAATTATGGCACACGCCGTATGGGGGGCTATAGTAGCCAATGCCAAAAACAATAGTGCCACGGCAGGTGCTATAGGTGCTGCAACAGCAGAGGGATTAGCTCCTTATATCGTAGATTACTTATACCCAGGTCGGGAGGTTAAAGACTTAACTGAAGAAGAAAAGCAAAAAGTTGTAGCACTGGCCACTATTGGTGCAGGGCTAGCAGGAAGTTTTGGAACGGATGGTAACTTTGCTAGTGGTGTGGCTGCTGCTGAAACGGGAAAGAATGCCGTTGAGAATAATGCTATTTCTGATGTTGTGGAAGCCATGCATGAAGGAAAGACACCAATGCAGGTAGCAGAAGAAAGGACACAACAGTTAATTGACGAATTTATACAGAAGAACTGCCAGGGACTCTCAGAAGCAGCATGTAATGCAAAGAGGGAAGAAGCTGGTATCGCAACGTTATTAGAGTTTGGAACTTTTGTGCCTGGTGTGGGTTTTGTAATAGACGTGGCTAGAGCTGACACTGTTCCAGACTATCTCTGGGCCTTAGCAGGTATTGTGCCTGTAGAGAAATACATTGAAAAAGGAGGTAAGGTAGTATATAAAGTTTCAGATGCCGTATGGGATGCACACTTAAATAAGAAAGTTGACAATATTGGAAATAATATTTCAGATCTTCCTGCTGGTTATAGTTCAGGTAAAAGTGCTGGAGCTATGTTTAATGAGACAGGAGGGCTTCCTGAGGGATACAGACGTATTCTGAATGATAAGACAGGAAATACAGCAGTATTAGGACCTGATGGTAAATTATATTCTGAACTTGGTAATGGAAGTTTAGGTCCCCAATGGGTAAGTGATATTTCTAAGCCAGTTGATAGGCATTATTTCAATAAAATAGATCAAAGTTCTCACGCTAAAGAGTTGAATACTATTATTTTGCCGGGTGTTGATGTTAATAAAGATATTAATGCTATACGTAATGGGGAGGGTATATTTAAAGGCAATACTGTTACAGTTAACAATAGAACTTATGAGGCTCATGCAAATGGAACAATATATCCTATTTCAGGTAATGGTTTTATAACCTTAACAAGGGGCGAATATAAAGCATTAGGTGTTTACAACAAAATGGGTGATACAACACAAACTAATTTAATACTAAATAATATGAAAGATATTACTATAAAAGATATGCAAAAAGCATATGAAATATGGAGTAGTTGGAAATGA
- a CDS encoding MvaI/BcnI family restriction endonuclease, with translation MHAESVKLQLDKLRNIIGFKEPNSSKQPDYLGIELKTTRQFSKKRSTIFAQVAEWKNSVIKSSAEMLDKYGYSREDSYKLYCTVRAGIANPQGLSFDVDLEKDILFEIHEIDGITLVWSGKLLRQRLLEKHKETFWIEAESFVNDEGIECFILKQVIHTKNPLLSQLLPLLKDRVITMDHLIKRSGKTNKVSEKGPLFKINSKNLNLLFPEPVYYEI, from the coding sequence GTGCATGCAGAATCAGTAAAGCTGCAACTCGATAAGTTACGTAACATCATCGGTTTTAAAGAACCTAATAGTTCAAAGCAGCCAGATTATCTAGGTATAGAACTAAAAACAACACGACAGTTTTCTAAAAAACGGTCAACAATCTTTGCCCAAGTTGCAGAGTGGAAAAACTCTGTTATAAAAAGTAGTGCTGAAATGTTAGATAAGTATGGTTATTCCAGAGAAGATAGTTATAAACTTTACTGTACAGTAAGAGCTGGTATAGCTAATCCTCAAGGGTTATCTTTTGATGTAGATCTTGAGAAAGATATATTGTTCGAAATACATGAAATAGATGGTATTACTTTAGTCTGGTCAGGTAAGTTACTAAGACAAAGACTTTTAGAAAAACATAAAGAAACTTTTTGGATAGAAGCTGAATCATTTGTTAATGATGAGGGTATAGAGTGTTTTATTTTAAAACAAGTAATCCATACTAAAAATCCATTGTTAAGCCAATTATTACCTCTTTTGAAAGACAGAGTGATTACAATGGATCATTTAATTAAACGTAGTGGAAAGACTAACAAAGTCTCTGAAAAGGGGCCATTATTTAAAATAAATTCAAAAAATTTGAATTTGTTATTTCCTGAGCCTGTTTATTATGAGATTTAA
- a CDS encoding ShlB/FhaC/HecB family hemolysin secretion/activation protein: MNLSSLYKRCALSHSIFLVMGLFFVGPAKAAPFQTPGDIDYIRERQQRILQEQQKKLQELQDLPTQQPSQPKVEPQATGYCFTIKSITLKGITLISKTRQDQLIALFINQCVGIEQLNELLKIITDEYLNKGYVTSRAYLPEQDLSTGELIIQVVEGKLEGFKASDVASHAEVYMASPSSQGKAINLRDLEQAVEQLNRLPSRRVEIELLPGEEVGSSYIQLKGQKTKPWHVNLNRNNDGQKSTGEQQWAASLLWDSPLGLADQVSLSAGGDAVSDHWRHTDNQSINYNLPFGYWNFNYSYSQSYYRSRTHSTDGFSFDMDGESKTHRFSMDRVIYRDSVSKAGISAGISHLRTRNYIDDVLLDVSSQRLTSLDLGINYGRRINNAYLNMDLGWQQGIGALDAQSNRHAGHGNPDARYDKYTLTVSYLHPFQIQGEYFSFESLANGQYSHDVLFSPQRISLGGSSSIRGFKEQSLSGDSGGYWRNQIRWRKGITWEPLQKIFQEYGALFAYDVGVIRHSKYNPEYSGRMSGNALEFNVSGQYVSAAVTFARSLKSPHVIERKEHPVYFRVDVNF, encoded by the coding sequence ATGAACTTATCCTCTTTGTACAAGCGCTGTGCGCTTAGCCATTCTATTTTTCTAGTAATGGGGTTGTTTTTTGTTGGCCCAGCCAAGGCAGCGCCTTTTCAAACGCCAGGCGATATCGACTATATCCGCGAGCGTCAGCAACGCATTCTGCAAGAACAACAAAAAAAGCTTCAAGAACTCCAAGACTTGCCTACTCAACAACCAAGCCAACCCAAAGTAGAACCGCAAGCAACAGGGTATTGTTTTACGATCAAATCCATTACCTTAAAAGGTATTACACTGATCTCTAAAACTCGGCAAGATCAACTGATCGCGCTTTTTATTAACCAATGTGTGGGCATTGAGCAACTTAACGAACTATTAAAAATAATCACCGACGAATACCTAAACAAAGGCTATGTTACCTCCCGTGCTTATCTGCCCGAGCAAGACCTATCAACGGGAGAACTCATTATTCAAGTGGTAGAAGGCAAACTTGAAGGGTTTAAAGCATCAGATGTAGCAAGCCATGCCGAAGTATATATGGCCTCTCCCAGTAGTCAAGGTAAAGCCATCAACTTAAGAGATTTAGAACAAGCCGTAGAGCAACTAAATCGTCTACCCTCACGCAGAGTTGAAATAGAACTCCTCCCAGGCGAAGAAGTGGGGAGTAGCTATATCCAATTAAAAGGACAAAAAACCAAGCCTTGGCATGTGAACTTAAACCGTAATAATGATGGCCAAAAAAGCACAGGAGAACAACAATGGGCGGCTTCTCTTTTATGGGACAGCCCATTGGGTTTGGCAGATCAGGTGAGTTTGAGTGCTGGAGGTGATGCGGTTAGTGACCACTGGCGACATACCGATAACCAAAGCATTAACTACAATCTTCCTTTTGGTTACTGGAATTTTAATTATAGCTACAGCCAAAGCTATTATCGCAGCCGTACTCACAGCACTGATGGTTTTAGCTTTGATATGGACGGTGAGAGTAAAACTCACCGTTTTAGTATGGATCGTGTTATTTATCGAGACAGTGTGAGTAAAGCAGGCATAAGTGCAGGTATTTCCCATTTAAGGACGCGTAACTACATTGATGATGTCTTATTAGATGTTTCCAGCCAACGCTTAACCTCTCTTGATTTAGGTATTAACTATGGCCGCCGTATCAACAATGCCTATTTGAATATGGATTTAGGGTGGCAACAAGGTATCGGTGCATTAGATGCGCAATCGAATCGCCATGCCGGGCATGGTAATCCAGATGCTCGCTATGACAAATACACCTTAACCGTAAGTTATCTTCATCCCTTTCAGATCCAAGGCGAATACTTTAGTTTTGAAAGCTTAGCCAACGGTCAATACAGCCATGATGTACTCTTTAGCCCACAACGAATTAGTCTAGGGGGTAGCAGCTCCATTCGGGGTTTTAAAGAGCAGTCTTTATCAGGCGACAGTGGTGGTTATTGGCGTAATCAGATTCGTTGGCGTAAAGGGATCACGTGGGAGCCTTTACAAAAAATCTTTCAAGAATACGGTGCTTTGTTTGCCTATGATGTGGGTGTGATACGTCATAGCAAATACAATCCAGAATACAGCGGGCGCATGTCAGGCAATGCCCTTGAATTTAATGTGTCAGGGCAATATGTTAGCGCGGCGGTTACTTTTGCGCGTTCGTTAAAATCCCCTCATGTGATTGAGCGCAAAGAGCATCCCGTTTATTTTCGTGTTGATGTCAATTTCTAA
- a CDS encoding SEL1-like repeat protein produces the protein MIYLGDSYLYRQGTIVDYGQAALYYHEAEKTNQIEAILKLADFYKAVREFSLYKHYLQKARLQGSDKATLLLAKLYVIILKEKYYVKELLTELLASSTPTMDIIFEAEQMYTQLSLIKLTKK, from the coding sequence ATGATTTATTTAGGCGATAGTTATTTATATAGGCAGGGGACAATCGTTGATTATGGTCAAGCGGCACTTTACTACCATGAAGCTGAAAAAACAAATCAGATAGAAGCTATCTTAAAACTAGCTGATTTTTACAAGGCGGTGAGAGAGTTCTCTTTATACAAACATTACCTGCAAAAAGCTAGGCTGCAAGGTAGTGATAAAGCAACATTACTATTGGCAAAACTCTATGTTATCATTCTTAAAGAAAAATACTATGTGAAAGAACTATTAACAGAGTTACTAGCAAGCTCGACCCCAACAATGGATATCATCTTCGAAGCTGAACAAATGTATACACAATTATCACTTATTAAATTAACAAAAAAATAA